A region of [Bacteroides] pectinophilus DNA encodes the following proteins:
- a CDS encoding glycosyltransferase, with protein sequence MNRDKVILSIVVAAYNSENTIRRCIDSILNQKFTDFELIIVNDGSTDNTPVICAEYERRDSRVKVISQVNMGLISARKSGVENSCGNVIGFVDSDDWIDSNMYQELIHIYNKYNCQLVSSGIFREFEDDRYTEEYVDNYSEGLYCNIREQIYPSMLWNDECSDYGVYCTLVNKIYKKSILLDIYKNIDTRVFYGEDCLTLYSYMMQISSVYILRKSFYHYVIKNNSMCRSRDERLLSNTYHLYNGLKKAFTGYGDLTYVLLRQLRRYIMDVESHTLRILYGINTQSMGSWKFEYPELACKDVILYGAGGAGVPLYRFLTETCNCKVVAWLDREPEGKDMECLHSIESADKIINYKYDYIVIGVEGENLAKSIKQDICTKYNVDTDKVIWRKPEHTSVFACI encoded by the coding sequence ATGAATAGAGATAAAGTAATATTAAGTATAGTAGTTGCAGCATATAATTCGGAGAATACGATTAGAAGATGTATTGACAGTATACTTAATCAGAAGTTTACGGATTTTGAACTTATTATTGTTAATGACGGGTCAACAGATAATACACCTGTAATATGCGCAGAATATGAAAGAAGAGATTCAAGGGTAAAAGTGATATCACAGGTGAATATGGGACTGATTTCTGCACGCAAGTCAGGTGTAGAGAATTCATGCGGAAATGTTATAGGATTTGTTGACAGTGATGATTGGATTGACAGCAATATGTATCAGGAGTTAATCCATATATATAATAAATATAACTGTCAGCTTGTATCATCAGGAATTTTTCGTGAATTTGAAGATGACAGATATACAGAGGAGTATGTTGACAATTATTCAGAAGGACTTTATTGCAATATACGGGAACAGATTTATCCAAGCATGCTATGGAATGATGAATGTTCAGATTATGGGGTGTATTGTACTCTTGTAAATAAAATATATAAAAAATCGATACTGCTAGATATTTATAAAAATATTGATACAAGAGTCTTTTATGGTGAGGACTGCCTGACTCTATATTCATATATGATGCAGATATCAAGTGTATATATATTAAGAAAGTCTTTTTACCATTATGTAATAAAAAATAATTCAATGTGCAGGAGCAGGGATGAGAGACTTCTTAGTAATACATATCATTTATATAATGGCTTGAAAAAGGCGTTTACAGGATATGGTGATCTGACATATGTGCTGTTACGTCAGCTTCGCAGATATATAATGGATGTTGAAAGCCATACATTGCGTATATTATATGGAATTAATACGCAGTCAATGGGCTCATGGAAGTTTGAATATCCTGAACTTGCATGTAAGGATGTAATATTGTATGGAGCAGGTGGAGCAGGTGTGCCGCTCTACAGATTCCTTACAGAAACATGTAACTGTAAGGTGGTTGCGTGGCTGGACAGGGAGCCTGAGGGAAAAGACATGGAATGCCTTCATAGTATAGAATCTGCAGATAAGATAATTAATTACAAATATGATTATATAGTTATAGGCGTGGAGGG
- a CDS encoding radical SAM protein, translating into MDIGYVFWGAGSQGALAADVFEACHSKDEGIYGYIDNHRTGAFKGYGIVSCDSCTAHKLVITVDNSQLITDILSKARNIGYEYIYWFTGVRNKETGNFLDDYCVDCSGWGSLILPQAEIHVVDYCNLNCRGCTHFSPIFEKVLPDTAGRLKDIEILKSKFSHIVKFFLLGGEPFLNPDINTYITETRRLLPDTMIQIVTNGLLIPKLDAGILKTLHDNDIVVSISEYLPTHKIINQIIRKLEENSIRYIIRSFDSKMVFNKPLSLAADSKYEKKCISNGCVNIWNGKIARCPTLMYIERFNKVFGTRLPDIGIYDLNELDGERILEIISETVPLCGHCVSNDIEWGRCGTTPELEDFAERD; encoded by the coding sequence ATGGATATAGGATATGTCTTTTGGGGTGCAGGCAGTCAGGGCGCTTTGGCAGCAGATGTATTTGAAGCTTGTCACTCAAAGGATGAAGGTATATATGGTTATATAGATAATCATAGAACCGGAGCTTTCAAAGGATACGGTATTGTAAGCTGCGATAGCTGCACAGCTCACAAATTAGTTATAACAGTTGATAATTCGCAGTTAATAACTGATATACTGTCAAAAGCAAGAAACATTGGATATGAATATATATATTGGTTTACAGGTGTAAGAAATAAAGAAACAGGAAATTTTTTAGATGATTATTGCGTGGATTGTAGCGGATGGGGAAGTTTGATTTTACCGCAGGCAGAGATACATGTTGTGGATTACTGCAATCTGAATTGCAGAGGATGTACGCATTTTTCGCCTATTTTTGAAAAAGTATTACCGGATACTGCAGGCAGACTAAAAGATATTGAGATATTGAAGAGTAAATTCTCTCATATTGTAAAGTTTTTTCTGCTTGGTGGAGAGCCATTTCTTAATCCGGATATTAATACATATATAACAGAGACACGCAGACTTCTTCCGGATACAATGATACAGATAGTTACAAACGGATTGCTGATTCCTAAGCTTGATGCAGGAATTTTGAAGACATTACATGACAATGACATCGTGGTTAGTATTTCAGAATATTTGCCAACACATAAGATTATTAACCAGATAATCAGGAAACTTGAAGAAAATAGCATAAGATATATAATACGTTCTTTTGATTCTAAGATGGTGTTTAATAAACCACTATCTTTAGCAGCAGATAGTAAGTATGAAAAAAAATGTATATCCAATGGCTGCGTTAATATATGGAATGGTAAAATCGCAAGATGCCCTACATTGATGTATATAGAGCGCTTTAATAAAGTATTTGGGACAAGACTTCCTGATATTGGAATATATGATTTGAATGAACTTGATGGAGAAAGAATATTAGAGATAATCAGCGAGACAGTGCCTTTGTGTGGACACTGTGTAAGTAATGACATTGAATGGGGAAGATGCGGAACTACACCGGAGCTTGAAGACTTTGCAGAAAGAGACTGA
- a CDS encoding LicD family protein — protein MQYIVFGCGTIGERALRELKKKNVYCFCDNSNSKVGSNYFGKRIISFTELKVIYKDYLIVCALNQTNYNQVELQLCNAGIYNFLSFDMWKFAVINYGKKYNINNVLSDASKVGYIKSEYYKCKCMQSDRRIEYLCSHTDVKLFRPADGYMRIRQKLLLEFAYEFIEEISGTLGIHPFLVTGNLLGTFRYNGFIPWDDDFDFGLLRDEYEKLFQYAKTHYHVCICEDSEINIQKWVDDCTKKYAGEYILFIYNDVIQISKGTSALDRVMADFFAYDYYDDELEFDQFMAYAMEIQKNLNTLSDKSILQKYKYIRSCIHEKDYTAVKSSKVYFGLDNFEVFDKNFNDDWMNSNIIFPLTKRRFEDKEFWTPNNMEKFLEYEYRDYNAYPDDVGENPHDYWDEYIEDNYINVEFYLVDAFEIYHFAPYYEEFRKRGVNAVFVAEKCEYNTSGEWFDYKEAVKILNRCGYRYKNICNRNAQIAMTTQDAKVLSKYADNTYKVHLNYGVGFIKNHYSLSERTLEGFDACIVHGEYQKEKLGQLKADTKIMIGGYPKHYYYKIPDQDEMKNELGINTEKKILVYFPTWDEDCGIIKFGKQIAKLKNQYFIIIKLHHVLSRDFSNPARKMAYEIADMVLDGNYDFEKATALADFILSDAKSGATLESLYLNQQTPAAFLSVRENINEWYYPEISMAAPVISNPDRLNEVIENYKLSDFIESRKNVILRCYGKSNYPYFKDNVSDLLQVI, from the coding sequence ATGCAATATATTGTATTTGGATGTGGAACTATAGGTGAAAGAGCACTTAGAGAACTTAAAAAGAAGAACGTGTACTGCTTTTGTGATAATTCGAATTCGAAAGTTGGAAGTAATTACTTCGGGAAAAGAATAATAAGCTTCACAGAGTTGAAAGTTATTTATAAGGATTATCTGATTGTATGTGCTTTGAACCAGACAAATTATAATCAGGTTGAACTTCAGCTGTGTAATGCCGGAATATATAATTTTTTATCATTTGATATGTGGAAATTTGCTGTCATAAACTATGGTAAAAAATATAATATTAATAATGTGTTATCTGATGCTTCAAAAGTCGGATACATAAAATCCGAATATTACAAGTGCAAATGCATGCAAAGTGATAGAAGAATCGAGTATCTTTGCAGTCATACAGATGTTAAGTTATTTAGACCTGCGGATGGCTATATGAGGATTAGACAGAAATTATTGCTTGAATTTGCATATGAATTTATCGAAGAGATAAGCGGTACGCTAGGTATTCATCCATTTCTTGTAACAGGTAATTTGCTTGGAACATTCAGATATAATGGATTTATACCATGGGATGATGATTTTGATTTTGGCTTATTGAGGGACGAATACGAAAAGCTTTTTCAATATGCAAAGACCCATTATCATGTTTGTATATGTGAAGATTCTGAAATAAATATACAGAAATGGGTAGATGATTGTACAAAGAAATATGCAGGAGAATATATATTGTTTATATATAACGATGTTATTCAGATCTCTAAAGGAACATCTGCATTAGACAGGGTGATGGCTGATTTCTTTGCGTACGATTATTATGATGATGAGTTGGAATTTGACCAATTTATGGCTTACGCAATGGAAATACAGAAAAATTTAAACACACTTTCAGATAAAAGTATATTACAAAAGTATAAGTATATTCGCAGTTGTATACACGAGAAGGATTATACGGCAGTTAAATCGTCAAAGGTCTATTTTGGACTGGATAATTTTGAAGTTTTTGATAAAAATTTTAATGATGATTGGATGAATAGCAATATAATATTTCCGTTAACAAAGAGAAGATTCGAGGATAAAGAATTTTGGACACCTAATAACATGGAAAAGTTTCTGGAATATGAATATAGAGACTATAACGCATATCCGGATGATGTGGGAGAAAATCCGCATGATTATTGGGATGAGTATATTGAAGATAATTATATTAATGTTGAATTTTATCTGGTTGATGCATTTGAAATATATCATTTCGCTCCATATTATGAAGAGTTTAGAAAGAGAGGTGTTAATGCGGTTTTTGTCGCAGAAAAGTGTGAGTATAACACAAGTGGAGAATGGTTTGATTATAAAGAAGCAGTAAAGATATTGAATAGATGTGGATACAGATATAAAAATATTTGTAATCGTAATGCACAAATAGCCATGACTACACAGGATGCCAAAGTATTAAGCAAATATGCCGACAATACTTATAAAGTACATCTGAATTATGGCGTAGGATTTATAAAGAACCATTATTCATTGTCTGAAAGAACACTTGAAGGATTTGACGCTTGTATAGTGCATGGAGAATATCAGAAAGAAAAACTGGGGCAGTTGAAGGCAGACACTAAAATAATGATAGGAGGATATCCAAAGCACTACTACTATAAAATTCCGGATCAGGATGAGATGAAAAATGAATTAGGTATAAATACAGAAAAGAAAATACTTGTATATTTTCCAACATGGGATGAGGATTGCGGAATCATAAAATTCGGAAAACAGATAGCAAAACTAAAGAATCAGTATTTCATAATAATAAAGCTGCATCACGTTTTATCGAGAGATTTCAGTAATCCGGCGAGAAAAATGGCATATGAAATAGCAGATATGGTTTTGGATGGAAATTATGATTTCGAAAAAGCAACTGCTTTGGCTGATTTCATACTATCAGACGCAAAATCAGGTGCAACATTAGAATCTTTATATTTGAATCAGCAGACTCCGGCTGCTTTTTTAAGCGTGAGGGAGAACATAAATGAGTGGTATTATCCAGAAATATCAATGGCTGCACCTGTAATAAGTAATCCAGACAGGCTGAATGAAGTGATAGAAAATTATAAATTGTCTGATTTTATTGAATCGAGAAAGAATGTAATATTAAGGTGTTATGGAAAAAGTAATTATCCATATTTTAAAGATAACGTAAGTGATTTGTTACAGGTTATTTAA
- the aepY gene encoding phosphonopyruvate decarboxylase, whose protein sequence is MDVKEFLNIIGSEFYTGVPDSLLRPVCDYLIDTYGTSGKHIIAANEGNAVAIAAGYYMATGKAAVVYMQNSGIGNTINPVASLLSSDVYAIPCIFIVGWRGEPGIKDEPQHLYQGKVTDRLLEDMDIAAYHLKKDTSYDELCMQMSAFRTLLEKGKSVAFIVSKGALSYENKTEYHNNSTITRESVIKLVTEASDEDVIVSTTGKASRELFEIREHNGQGHQKDFLTVGSMGHSSSIALGIAVNRPERKVWCIDGDGAVIMHMGSMAVIGNVCPQNFVHIVINNSAHESVGGMPTAASTMNLCQIAMGCGYKEAYTAETEKELRNCLMEAAKSNQLTFIEVKTAIGSRKDLGRPTTTPKENLKEFMENMKNQICGHGSR, encoded by the coding sequence ATGGATGTAAAGGAATTTTTAAACATAATAGGTTCAGAGTTCTACACAGGTGTCCCGGATTCGCTGCTCAGACCGGTCTGTGATTACCTTATTGATACATATGGCACATCAGGAAAGCATATAATAGCAGCTAATGAGGGAAATGCCGTGGCAATTGCGGCGGGATATTACATGGCGACAGGCAAAGCGGCAGTTGTCTATATGCAGAACAGCGGAATCGGTAATACGATAAATCCGGTTGCATCCCTTCTTAGCAGCGATGTTTATGCTATTCCATGCATTTTTATTGTAGGATGGAGAGGTGAGCCGGGAATTAAGGATGAACCGCAGCATTTATATCAGGGAAAAGTCACGGACAGGCTTCTGGAAGATATGGATATAGCAGCATATCATTTAAAAAAAGATACATCATACGATGAACTTTGCATGCAGATGTCCGCTTTCCGTACACTGCTTGAAAAAGGGAAGAGCGTAGCTTTTATCGTGAGCAAAGGAGCGCTTTCATATGAGAATAAGACAGAGTACCATAACAACAGCACAATAACAAGGGAATCTGTCATTAAGTTAGTTACGGAAGCTTCAGACGAAGATGTAATAGTTTCAACAACAGGAAAAGCAAGCAGGGAGCTGTTTGAAATAAGGGAGCATAATGGTCAGGGACACCAAAAAGATTTTCTTACGGTCGGCTCAATGGGGCACAGCAGCTCAATAGCACTTGGAATTGCTGTTAACAGACCTGAAAGAAAAGTGTGGTGTATTGACGGAGATGGCGCAGTAATAATGCATATGGGTTCCATGGCAGTTATAGGGAATGTATGTCCGCAAAACTTTGTGCATATAGTGATTAACAATTCAGCACACGAGTCGGTAGGCGGAATGCCAACAGCAGCATCTACAATGAATCTTTGCCAGATAGCAATGGGATGTGGTTACAAAGAGGCGTATACTGCAGAGACGGAAAAAGAATTAAGAAACTGTCTTATGGAAGCAGCAAAATCAAACCAGCTTACATTTATAGAGGTAAAGACCGCAATAGGGTCCAGAAAGGATCTTGGAAGACCGACAACAACACCAAAAGAAAATCTGAAAGAGTTTATGGAGAATATGAAAAATCAGATATGCGGACATGGAAGTCGATAA
- a CDS encoding glycosyltransferase family 2 protein, with product MPKVSIVLPTYNGEKYIKESIESILSQTLTDWELIIVNDCSKDTTASIISEYASEDDRIKIITNEQNQKLPESLNLGFRQACGEYLTWTSDDNMYKPQALKTMADYLDSNQECPMVCTAMDVIDADGVYLYTMTDYSDEKMLYTNCVGACFMYRYEVMKKIGDYDNDKFLVEDYDYWLRIFFNYGKIDFIDKNIYKYRIHEQSLTKQRKLQISMQLMKMRKQYLDNIINMCNNEKYILCSIYCDFMLEECLDNVSRNKLIKAVPEVNAICEGVPSEQIVIYGAGNIGKKAYALYKDSVLYYADQNPLLYGKKINGVEVILPDKISEIQSKFDIVIALSTDKIYSAIKQLEKYNVKKYLYKDINKQY from the coding sequence ATGCCTAAAGTATCAATTGTGCTTCCTACATACAACGGAGAAAAGTATATAAAAGAATCTATAGAAAGTATATTGAGCCAGACGCTGACAGATTGGGAGCTGATTATTGTTAATGACTGTTCTAAAGATACAACAGCATCAATAATATCAGAATATGCGTCTGAGGATGACCGAATAAAGATAATTACAAATGAACAGAATCAGAAGCTCCCGGAGTCCCTGAACCTCGGTTTCAGACAGGCCTGTGGGGAATATCTTACATGGACATCAGACGATAATATGTACAAACCGCAGGCACTTAAGACTATGGCAGATTATCTGGACAGTAATCAGGAATGTCCTATGGTGTGCACTGCTATGGATGTTATTGATGCTGATGGCGTGTATTTATATACAATGACTGACTATAGTGATGAAAAAATGCTTTACACTAATTGCGTTGGAGCATGTTTCATGTATAGGTATGAGGTGATGAAAAAAATAGGCGATTATGACAATGATAAGTTCTTGGTAGAAGATTATGACTATTGGCTAAGAATATTTTTTAATTATGGAAAAATAGATTTTATAGATAAAAATATCTATAAGTACAGAATACATGAGCAGAGTTTGACAAAACAGAGAAAATTGCAGATTAGTATGCAGCTTATGAAAATGAGAAAGCAATATTTGGATAATATAATTAATATGTGCAATAATGAAAAATATATATTATGCAGTATATATTGTGATTTTATGCTGGAAGAATGTTTGGACAATGTATCAAGAAATAAACTTATAAAAGCAGTGCCAGAGGTAAATGCGATATGTGAAGGTGTGCCGTCAGAACAGATTGTTATATATGGGGCAGGAAATATAGGGAAAAAAGCTTATGCATTATATAAAGACAGTGTTTTGTATTATGCAGATCAAAATCCCTTATTATACGGCAAAAAAATTAATGGTGTGGAAGTTATCCTGCCGGATAAAATATCAGAAATACAAAGCAAATTTGATATAGTAATAGCATTGAGCACAGATAAAATATATAGTGCTATAAAACAGCTTGAAAAATATAATGTGAAAAAGTATTTATATAAAGACATAAATAAGCAATACTAA
- a CDS encoding methyltransferase domain-containing protein, with protein sequence MKKYILFGAGYYATVAISLLGKENIEFIMDNNRDKAGSSVEGIAVYPYCEKKSQCGHYTIVISVSDRYCPQIEEQLKKDGFKNFLTVGRIQSEQTRKKIEGRFDNISVYKKAIGWIKNNSVDGQAIICNTGKRKGYPEVTGYYIPTLIRWGYRDIATGYADWLISIQKPDGSWYDTDNVSPYIFDTAQILKGLIAIREIYNDKNKIDSAIVMGIDWILSCMTEEGRLITPDMTCWGDDSSTCSELIHMYCLSPIADAGRIFNRTDYTDKAKQILEYYKNNYYDRIMNFSLLSHFYAYVMEALIDMGESDMARAAMDRIAKIQKKSGAVPAYNNVDWVCSTGLFQFALVWFRLGDMEHGLKAFNYACRLQNASGGWFGSYLSEDNCDEQNDYFPGEEISWANKYFLDALYYKNAAEFNGCASEFMDKISKNDERYTFVRDAVAKAGKGSRILDVGCGKGRYIRNLLQDMPFNRYSGADISKNVMKWLDGSNVECREGTLTSIPYNDAAFDVTYTCEALEHAIDIESAIKEMSRVTRPEGYVIVIDKNKASYGALEIGDWEQWPDESYLKSVMEQYCYNVEVKHGLVYENMNCPDLFSAWIGIVR encoded by the coding sequence ATGAAGAAATACATACTATTTGGAGCGGGCTATTATGCGACGGTTGCAATAAGCCTGCTCGGTAAAGAGAATATAGAATTTATTATGGATAATAACCGGGATAAAGCCGGAAGTTCTGTTGAGGGAATCGCTGTATATCCATATTGTGAAAAGAAAAGCCAATGTGGTCATTATACAATTGTGATTTCAGTATCCGACAGGTATTGTCCGCAGATAGAAGAGCAGCTGAAAAAAGATGGATTCAAGAATTTTTTAACGGTTGGAAGGATACAGTCAGAGCAGACAAGAAAGAAAATAGAAGGCCGGTTTGATAACATATCTGTTTATAAAAAAGCGATAGGCTGGATTAAGAATAATTCTGTAGATGGACAGGCTATTATCTGTAATACAGGCAAGAGAAAGGGTTATCCTGAGGTTACGGGATATTATATACCGACACTCATAAGGTGGGGATACAGAGACATTGCCACCGGATATGCAGACTGGCTTATCAGTATCCAGAAGCCGGATGGTTCATGGTATGATACTGATAATGTATCACCGTATATATTTGATACGGCACAGATACTTAAAGGTCTGATAGCTATAAGAGAGATATATAATGATAAAAATAAGATCGATTCAGCGATAGTAATGGGTATAGATTGGATACTAAGCTGTATGACAGAAGAGGGGAGACTGATAACTCCCGATATGACATGCTGGGGGGATGACAGCAGCACATGTTCAGAACTGATTCATATGTATTGCCTGAGTCCTATAGCAGATGCCGGAAGAATCTTTAACAGAACAGATTATACTGATAAAGCTAAGCAGATCCTTGAATATTATAAGAATAATTATTATGACAGGATAATGAATTTCAGCCTGCTGTCGCATTTCTATGCATATGTAATGGAGGCTCTTATTGATATGGGTGAGAGTGACATGGCAAGAGCGGCAATGGACAGGATTGCGAAGATTCAGAAAAAGTCTGGAGCTGTACCGGCATATAACAATGTTGACTGGGTATGTTCTACCGGATTATTCCAGTTTGCACTTGTATGGTTCAGACTGGGGGATATGGAACACGGATTAAAAGCCTTTAATTATGCATGCCGGCTGCAGAATGCGTCAGGTGGATGGTTTGGCAGCTATCTGTCAGAAGATAACTGCGATGAGCAGAATGATTATTTTCCAGGTGAGGAGATAAGCTGGGCAAATAAATATTTTCTGGATGCATTGTATTATAAAAATGCTGCGGAATTTAATGGGTGTGCATCAGAGTTTATGGACAAAATTTCAAAGAATGATGAAAGATATACATTTGTCAGGGATGCTGTTGCAAAGGCAGGCAAAGGAAGCAGGATACTTGATGTGGGATGTGGCAAGGGAAGATATATCAGAAATCTTTTACAGGATATGCCTTTTAACAGATATTCAGGAGCAGATATATCTAAAAATGTAATGAAATGGCTTGATGGAAGTAATGTTGAATGCCGTGAAGGAACTTTAACTTCTATTCCATATAATGATGCAGCATTTGATGTTACATATACATGTGAAGCATTGGAACATGCAATTGACATTGAAAGTGCAATAAAGGAAATGTCACGTGTAACCAGACCTGAAGGATATGTTATAGTGATTGATAAAAACAAAGCAAGCTACGGAGCGTTAGAAATAGGAGACTGGGAGCAGTGGCCTGATGAGTCATATTTAAAGTCTGTCATGGAGCAATACTGTTACAATGTAGAGGTTAAACATGGACTTGTTTATGAAAATATGAATTGTCCTGACTTGTTTTCAGCCTGGATAGGAATCGTACGATAA
- a CDS encoding radical SAM protein, giving the protein MKIVFGAGEVAKEYIKNNYSSSIVCYDNDRRKWGKKVIDDVEIITLDELLKIIECNDCEIIVTPKSDTALYFLKDVCKNDDKVYRYADGSLDKIELDNLPEYSVDINAIESERIKRYELIKDTFKRNGDIVAYNHACEYLEYKRNNILAPELGGIELTNNCNLRCKNCPTPTCKREKGYMGDAVFNEAFKYISPDQDSYFSMHGLGEPLLHPKIFEYLDRVTSIKRPVILSTNGLLLDDTNIDSIMNTLNKTSKSRFYISFHSEKSVKNWIKCVDWMTEHKENRIELFGQVLEHNKDEALRWLRNCGISNPCDNKYIRFITSHSFAGNVSARRHEYSDIEVNNRFKNCYYVNSNIILMAWDGRFKSCCLDSEVCADRGSIYDIKNIRCSTHPYKLCHTCDPDWTSNFQ; this is encoded by the coding sequence ATGAAAATAGTATTTGGTGCAGGTGAAGTAGCAAAAGAATATATAAAGAACAATTACAGCAGTAGTATTGTGTGTTATGATAATGATAGGAGAAAATGGGGAAAGAAAGTAATTGATGATGTAGAAATAATTACACTTGATGAGCTGTTGAAGATAATAGAATGTAATGATTGCGAGATAATTGTGACGCCTAAGAGTGATACGGCTTTGTATTTCTTAAAGGACGTCTGCAAGAATGATGATAAAGTATATAGATATGCAGATGGTAGCCTTGATAAGATTGAGTTGGATAATTTACCAGAGTATTCTGTCGATATAAATGCAATTGAGTCAGAACGTATAAAAAGATATGAACTTATAAAAGATACATTTAAAAGAAATGGTGACATAGTGGCTTATAATCATGCATGTGAATATTTAGAGTATAAAAGAAATAATATATTAGCACCTGAATTAGGTGGAATTGAGCTTACTAATAATTGTAATCTGAGGTGCAAAAACTGCCCTACTCCAACTTGTAAAAGAGAAAAAGGGTATATGGGGGATGCAGTTTTTAATGAAGCGTTTAAGTATATATCACCAGATCAGGATTCTTATTTTTCGATGCATGGATTGGGAGAGCCATTATTACATCCTAAAATATTCGAGTATCTTGACAGAGTTACATCAATTAAAAGACCAGTGATATTAAGCACTAATGGATTGTTGCTTGATGATACTAATATTGATAGTATTATGAATACTCTTAATAAGACATCAAAAAGTCGGTTCTATATATCATTTCATTCAGAAAAATCTGTAAAAAATTGGATAAAGTGTGTTGATTGGATGACTGAACACAAGGAGAACAGGATAGAGTTATTTGGGCAGGTCCTTGAACATAATAAAGATGAAGCACTTAGATGGCTTAGGAATTGTGGAATAAGTAATCCCTGTGATAATAAATATATAAGATTCATTACATCGCATTCGTTTGCAGGTAATGTTTCAGCAAGAAGACATGAATATTCCGATATTGAAGTGAATAACAGGTTTAAAAATTGCTATTATGTTAATAGCAACATTATTCTTATGGCATGGGATGGAAGATTTAAATCATGTTGCCTTGACTCGGAGGTTTGTGCGGACAGAGGCAGTATCTATGATATTAAAAACATAAGATGCAGTACACATCCTTACAAATTATGTCATACATGTGATCCGGATTGGACAAGCAATTTCCAATAA
- the wecB gene encoding UDP-N-acetylglucosamine 2-epimerase (non-hydrolyzing), protein MMKVMTVFGTRPEAIKMCPVIRELKRQPNISCKVCLTGQHEEMLNQVMESFHINADYNLHVMTQGQTLALVSGKIMEKLTRVYNTERPDIVLVHGDTTSSYIAALCAFYLHIPVGHVEAGLRTYNMQSPFPEEFNRRSIDLIAEIYFAPTELAKKNLLAENVDEQKIFVTGNTAIDALGMTIKESYSNEDLEWASGSRMLLMTAHRRENIGEPMVRMFGAVRKIVDEYKDVKVIYPVHKNPEVRKIADDVLGGCERIRIIEPLDVIDFHNYMKHSYLILTDSGGIQEEAPSLGIPVLVMRDATERPEGVEAGTLKIVGTKEKSIKNAVHKLLDDKSEYDKMSNAVNPYGDGHASERIVRILTERFGD, encoded by the coding sequence ATAATGAAAGTGATGACAGTGTTTGGAACCAGACCTGAAGCAATTAAGATGTGTCCGGTAATCCGGGAATTGAAAAGACAACCGAATATCAGCTGCAAGGTGTGTCTCACAGGACAGCATGAAGAGATGCTTAATCAGGTTATGGAAAGTTTTCATATTAATGCTGATTATAATCTGCATGTTATGACACAGGGGCAGACACTTGCACTGGTTTCTGGGAAAATAATGGAAAAGCTCACACGTGTGTATAATACAGAAAGACCGGATATTGTGCTTGTGCATGGAGATACTACAAGCTCATATATAGCTGCACTATGCGCATTTTATCTTCATATACCTGTAGGACATGTTGAGGCAGGACTGAGAACATATAATATGCAGTCACCATTTCCAGAGGAGTTTAACCGAAGAAGCATAGACCTTATTGCTGAAATCTATTTTGCACCGACTGAACTGGCAAAGAAGAATCTTCTGGCAGAAAATGTTGACGAGCAGAAGATATTTGTAACAGGCAATACGGCAATTGATGCACTGGGGATGACGATAAAAGAAAGTTACAGCAATGAAGACCTTGAGTGGGCGTCAGGCAGCAGGATGCTTCTTATGACAGCACACAGACGCGAGAATATCGGTGAACCGATGGTGAGGATGTTTGGTGCGGTCCGCAAGATAGTTGATGAGTACAAAGATGTTAAAGTGATATATCCTGTGCATAAAAATCCGGAAGTCCGTAAAATTGCAGATGATGTATTAGGCGGCTGTGAACGAATCAGAATTATTGAACCGCTTGATGTTATTGATTTTCATAATTATATGAAGCACAGCTATCTTATATTGACAGACAGCGGAGGAATACAGGAAGAAGCACCATCATTAGGAATACCGGTGCTTGTCATGCGTGATGCCACAGAGCGTCCTGAAGGAGTTGAAGCTGGAACACTTAAGATAGTCGGTACAAAAGAAAAATCAATAAAAAATGCAGTGCATAAGTTACTTGATGATAAATCCGAATATGATAAGATGAGTAATGCTGTTAATCCGTATGGAGACGGTCATGCTTCTGAAAGAATAGTAAGAATATTAACCGAAAGGTTTGGAGACTGA